One Flavobacterium cerinum genomic window, CAACGCAATCTTCAAATAGCTTTGAAACAACCTATGGATGTGTTTTTAATCCCCATAAATTATACGGAACGGTTTTACCGGGTAACGCTAAGGGGCAATATCATTATGACAATTTAAAAAAACTTGGCGTTGGGATTGGTGACTTAACAATGACATACAAACTCAACAGTAATAATAAGGTTATCGATTCAGTTGTAGGTGTCGTATTCGATAGAGGTCCGCATAACCAACCCGGAGAATCAAGTGTCGCAGTCTGTAATAAATTCAAGCCATTGTTAGACAACAATCAATTTATTTATATTGTTTTTCCCAATACTGCTAAACATATTAAAAAAGTAATCGGAACCAAAGCTGATAACAAAACACTAAAGAGAAATCCCGAAAATGCTGACATTGACAAAGCGTATCTACTGATGTTGGCTGAAGAATCGGCAAGCCTTAGAAAGCAGCGAAAAGAAAACCTATTAAAAGAATTAAGCCAAATTCCGGTGAAGTCTAACTTCGATAATGCAACAGCCGAAGAAAAAGCAGCAGGAAAACTAAAACCTAAAAATAATGATCGTAACCTTAACGAGTAAGTCATGATCAAAATAGCATGCCAACTAGTTTTACATTTCCCGGTCACGCGATTGCGCGGATTTGCAATCCGTGTAAACAGAAATAACAGATCGCGTGGATTTGTAATCCGCGTTATTACTATTTAAAGTAAATCCGTTTTAACAGCTTGTATCCTTTCCATTATTCTTCAAAATCAGGACATTTTTTAAAACAGGTGCAAAATATTCTTTAACTTTGATACTATCAAATGATATTATCAAATTGAAATCTCCTTATTCAATTACAAATAAAACACTAATGCTTGTTACCGCTATTTCAGAAAAATTAGGGGAAATAAATGCTACCTATTTATATAAGCCGGCAACAGAATTAAGAAAGAAAAACAGAATTAAAACGATTCAGTCTTCTTTAGAAATTGAAGGTAATACTTTGACCGAAGAACAGATTACTGCTTTGTTAGAGAATAAAAGAATTATTGCCCCGCAAAAAGACATTGTAGAAGTTCAGAATGCCATAAAAATCTATGAACAACTCAATCAGTTTAATCCTTATCAATTGAAAGCTTTAGAAAAAGCACATGCGGTTTTAATGAACGGATTGATTGATCATCCTGGAAAACTAAGAACAACCAATGTCGGCATTGTAAAAGGTTCGAAGGTAGAACATATCACTCCCGGAGGAGCAATGGTAAAGGGTTTAATGAAAGACCTTTTTGAATATTTGAAAAAGGATACCGATTTAATTCTAATTAAAAGCTGTGTCTTTCATTATGAATTTGAGTTTATTCATCCGTTTATTGATGGAAATGGTAGAATGGGCAGGCTATGGCAAACGCTTATTTTAATGCAAAAATATCCCGTTTTTGAATATTTACCCGTTGAATCCCTAATCAAGCAAAAACAAACCGAATATTACAACAAGTTATCCGAATCTGATAAAAAAGGGCATTCAACACCTTTTATTGAGTTTATGCTTGAAATCATATTAGAATCGTTAACCGGACTTTTACAATCGCAATCCGTTATTCTACATACGACGGATCGGATCGATTTATTTAAAGAGAAGATCGGCAAAATCAAATTTACCAGAAAAGATTATATGCAGCTTTTTAAAAATATATCGGCACCAACCGCAAGCCGAGATCTGAAATGGGCTGTTAATGAAGGTATACTAACGAAATTCGGGGAATTAAGATTAACAGAATATCAATTTTTATAACAATGCAAGTACAAATCCTTAGTGATCTTCATTTAGAGTTCGGTAACCGGGCTGCTTTATCTTTTGACAAGGCTGATATTATTATTCTGGCCGGTGATACACATTTGGGAACAAAAGGTATCGAATGGGTTAAAAAACACATTCCGAATAAAACGGTTCTCTATCTTTTGGGCAATCACGAATATTATAAAGGTTCTTATCCGAAAACGCTACGAAAAATTCAGGAAGCAGCTCAGGATTCTACAATTCAGGTATTGGAAAACAGCTTTGTTGACATTGGTAATGTTCGTTTTCACGGTTGTACATTGTGGACTGATTTTTCAATTTTAGGTGATCCGATGCAATACGGTATGATTTGTCAGAGTAAAATGAATGACTATAAATACATCAAACGGGATCCTTCCTACTCCAAAATAAGATCTGTTGATGTTTATGGTATTCATCAAAGATCAAAAGCCTGGTTAAAAGAAAGTCTGACACAATCAGCTGGTTTAAAAAATATTGTGATAACACATCATGCGCCCAGTTTACAATCGATTCCGGAAGCTAATCGAAAAGATCCGGTTACAGCGGCATACGCTTCTGACCTTGAAGATTTGATTTTAGACCATCAGCCCTTATACTGGATTCACGGACATATTCATACGCCTACCCGCTATTGTATCGGAAAAACAGAAATCATTTGCAATCCGCATGGTTATCCGGATGATACTTATAATGGTTTTCACAACGAACTGATTCTTACTCTTTAAGCTTAGTTTGCGTTTTATTTAAATCAGTTTCTTTTCTTTTTGGAGTTCCTGAATTTTATAATATCCCTACTTAATGACTTATTATTAGGATTAAAACCGACAAGCTCTGTAGTCATCCACGGGTTAATATCGATACATCCGGCAATAATTTCATACGCTATCGCTCTAACCGGTTCCTGAAGCGCATCATGTTTATCGAATTCTTTTTTGATCACACCTAAAAACTCCCAGTTTCTGTCGGCTTTCAATTCTTCTTTATAAAAGCGCTTTATCTCAACGGTCAGAAGCTCTTTGTCTTCTATATTAGAAAAGTAGTTACTCAAACAATCACCGGCACTGAGTTTCTGATGCCATCCTTCCAATAACATTGTTTGTCCTTTTAAAGGCTGATTCATTTTTTTACGATAAATCAGTGATGCGCGAACATACTGTTTCTTTTTTATATAATCATCCGCAACCATTTCATAATAGCGATTTGCTTCTTTTTCCTGTTTTAGCAAAGCATACAAATCCGCTACTTTTTCCATTTCACCCAATTCTTTATAAATTTCTATTGCCTGTTTATATAGTTTCCCTTTTTCAAAACAATCAGCTGCCCGAGGTTTGTCTTTGCAATGTTTCAGATAGATTGCACCGGCTTCACCATAATAACCACCATCTTCCAAAACCTGAGCTGCTTTGAAATGGTTCTTCAATAATTGCAAATAAATTCCGGCTGCTTTTTTATATTCTTTACGCTTGATATGTTCCTCTGCCAGCTTCTCATATCGGTTTCTTAAAATCTCAAATTTGTCATTCGAAATAACCACATTTCCTCCGAAATTGTCATTGTTAGTTTCATTTTTTCCTAAAAAAGAATAAATAAACCGTGCCAGTAGAATAATAAAAAAAATAAAAAAGGTATTACTTCCTGCTTCACTTTCACCGGAAAAAAGTCCTATAATTAGCAATAAACCAACAATCGCTCCTAACAGGTATAAAAATTTACGAACATCCGGATCCATTTTAAACGTGCTTCCGATACCTTTACGAAATACATAACTTCCATTTCCGATACCCCTTCCACTTCCCGTTATATCGATCGGAATTCCAAGTGATAGCGCCTGATCCGGATGTTTCTCCAAATAGGCCAGTAGCTTATCGATTTCCCGTTGATTCCCTTTCATGATTTTATCCATATTAAAGGGCACATTTTTAGCATCAGGAGTTCCCGCCTGCTCTTCAATAGCTTCTGCCAGTTTTTCCTGATCCGTTTCAATACTATACGAACGAATTGTTTTAGGAATTAATACACCACCAGAAGGTTTATTCATAACAACAGTGGCTTCTTTCGGCATTTCCAAAAGCAAATTCCAGTCAACTTCCTGATCAAGTTCGATAAGGCCAATTTCCGGATGCATAACATAACCATCGGCACTGAATTGCTTTGTCCATTCGGCTTCAATTAACTCCGGAAAGACAATCGCGTTTTCCGGAATAAACAGCTTATTGTGTACACATTGCATATGACTGTTTTTTCCGATATCAGTCATTTTTACATTTTGTTGCGGTACCACCAAACAGCCGAATAATTCATTCGGTTTTTTACCCGGTAACGGATAGATACGCGTATTTTCCGGTTTAATTCCCAGAGTATAATAGATTTCCTGAAGCCATAGTTCCGCATCAGAACCTTTGATCAGTATTCCTTGCTTCGGATAACAGTTTTTATGAAACGGTTTTAACTTAAACTCCATGATTTAAAATCGTATTTATAAAAGGCGCAAAATAATACTTTTCAAATTCTTCAATTGTTATAATTTTTTGCTCCGCTTCTCCTTTAAAATAGTTTTTATTTCCGGCGAACCAGGTATCGGTAGCCATAGCCAGTTCAATATCTAATGTTGTAGGCATATAGATCGTAGGAATCTCTTCATTACTACTTTTAAAAATCAACATTCCCATTCCGTCCCGATATACTGCGCTACCATCCGGAAAAAGAAATCGGTTGAGCATTTTTTCATAAACCGCTTCTACCGCCGGTACATAATTCCGGTTACTAATTAAGTTTATTGCCGCAATACGAGGAAGCAACGTATTGATATTCAATAAATGTTTATTCAATTGCAGCTGTTTATCCTTCGTAATACACATCGGCATAAAATTTAGCAACACATTATGATCAATAAAGCTTTGTGTAAATCTTTTCGTTCTTTTTTGTGTATCTGAAAAACGTTGTCCCAGATATCTTTTTTGTGTTACTTCATCAACCATTAATTCGTCTTTGTCAACATAAAAATGTAAATATTCGTTATTGACTTCACTAAAGCAATAAAAACCGCCTTCTTCAACTAATCTGTAAGCATTGGCATCTCCTTTTAAAGCGATTTTTCTTTGGTGGTATTCTCTTGTATTCAGGTTAAGAATACTCAGATACATTTCTTTCCGATAAAATGCTCCGAGTATATATTCTCCATTTTTATTTATTTGCAATGCATAATCCCCGTTCTGTTTGACAGACAAATTGTTTAATAGCAACTCCATTCCTTTATGTATCCTGAAATAGTGCTCATCATCCGGTATAGTAACCTGCGTTTTAAATAACATTCCGGTACTTGTCAGCAAACAAAATTCGTCTTTCGGAAGCGGGAAAACAGCCATATATTTTCTAGGCGGCGGTAGCAATATCGGATACATTGTTTCCGGTAGTGTATCTCCTTTCCATATCTCCTTATCCGATTTTTTTGACTTCCCGGATTTCTTTTTAGTCCATAGTTCCTCTAAAGGCAATTCAATATGTTGTATTCTTTTACGCCCTCGGTTCTGAAGTCGGTCGAAATTTAGAATCCCTTCCGTTCCGGCTGTAATGATATATTTAATTTTATCGTGATTTTCACTTACTACCCGTCGCATATCGGCGGATGCCATAGCTTCTTCCGATGTGATTAAAAACACTTCCGAATGTTTGATATCGGTATTTTCATTGAGTATTTCGGACAATTCCGGTGCGACATCCAGTTTTGTTCCTAAGCTATCAAGTCCGTCAATAATGTCCTCAATCGTTTCGTAGGCTATTTCCCGATAACCGTTCCCCATAGCCACTATTTTACATTCGATATCGGTTTTAGGATGTTTGGCTATAGCCAATGCCGAAGCAAAAGCCAATATTTTTGGTGTTCCCCAATTTTTCAGCGAACAATCGATCAGTAAGAGTCGGAAAAATTTATCCGATTCCGGCGGCACTTCCCTTTTAATATATAACGCTTCATTATTAGCGATGCGCGACATAAAGATTTCATCTTCATTGGCAAATTCCGAAATCAGTAATTTATCAAAATCCCCTTTATTCGTAAGATCTGAGACGCCTCCCAAAGGCTGATGACTTGGTGTTGAATGATGTAACGGTATGTTTAATCCGCTCCAGATACGTTGAATCAAACTTCCGATCAAAAATGTTTTCGGTTCCTCGATCAGCTTGTCTATAAAACTATCGGATGAAGCCGGTATCGGTTCCAAATCTTCAATTTCCTGATCCAGTTCTGTGAGTTTCGGTACATTGGCAATTGCTGCCAACAACGTTTCCGTAGTCGGATATTTAATATTCAGGTGCGCCAGTGTCTGAAGATCTTTTTTAAGATTCGCATCACTTAACGAAAGCTTTCTTGCACTTTCTACAAGTAAATACTTATGCTCTTTATACGACAGCATTATACTTTGTGCCGTATGCGCTGCAACTCGATTATGGCAATTCTTAAAAATCGTTTGTAATAACTGTTTCCGTTTGTCACCTTGTTTGAATTCAGTCGGTAAGTCGGCAAGCGTTTTTAAAAAATTATGAGCATATGTAAACCCTTTCGGGTAGGTTGGTTCTTTTTTAACCGTATAACTGTTATTGATAATTTCAAAAACCTGAGTCAGCGATTCCGTTGCATTTGAATTCGTCGCTATTAATGCTAATAATAACGATCCGAACGGCGGAAATCCGTCAATTGCAAGTAAATCCAGTGTTTCCATCACAAACTGCTCGTAGGCAATCGTGTTTCCTTCCGGAATTACCAAAGCTTCAAAAACACTATCTGACGTCCTGATTTCGTTTTCCCATTCCCAGAAATAGTTTTCATAGGATTGAAAATATTGTTGCAACTTCATATTATCTTTCAGAATAAGTTAAACGAAATGAACTGATCGACAACGGCATTAATGCTTCTTTTTCGATTGTTATATAGGTATTGTTTTCCAGCCATAAAATCAACTGTTTATTATCCGGATCGATGCACTGCTTCAATACTTTTGTCAGCAAAGGCAATTGAAATTCAAAACCGGTCGGTAATAAAAAATCATTATACATCCAATACGATCGGCCGGCAACCGGTAATAAAGGCGTACCCAAAATCAACGGATTATGATCTACATCAACCCATTTTAACCGGTTTAGTCTTACTTTAGGCGCTGTCAATATGTATTCACCGGCTACTTTTTTATCGATCCATACCGCATAAGTGGGTTGTTCCTGTTGTGACGGCACTATTTTAATCGCAATCTTTTGTTCAATTCCAAAAAAATTATGATTTAAAGAAGGTAATGAAACCGGTAAAGCATATGCTAACGGCGACCATAACAGTTGCGGCATTTTTTTAACCGGTAATAAACTATCCTTTAAAAACAGCAGACCACTTTTAGCGTAATATACTTTACTATAGGGTA contains:
- a CDS encoding Fic family protein, whose product is MKSPYSITNKTLMLVTAISEKLGEINATYLYKPATELRKKNRIKTIQSSLEIEGNTLTEEQITALLENKRIIAPQKDIVEVQNAIKIYEQLNQFNPYQLKALEKAHAVLMNGLIDHPGKLRTTNVGIVKGSKVEHITPGGAMVKGLMKDLFEYLKKDTDLILIKSCVFHYEFEFIHPFIDGNGRMGRLWQTLILMQKYPVFEYLPVESLIKQKQTEYYNKLSESDKKGHSTPFIEFMLEIILESLTGLLQSQSVILHTTDRIDLFKEKIGKIKFTRKDYMQLFKNISAPTASRDLKWAVNEGILTKFGELRLTEYQFL
- a CDS encoding metallophosphoesterase; this translates as MQVQILSDLHLEFGNRAALSFDKADIIILAGDTHLGTKGIEWVKKHIPNKTVLYLLGNHEYYKGSYPKTLRKIQEAAQDSTIQVLENSFVDIGNVRFHGCTLWTDFSILGDPMQYGMICQSKMNDYKYIKRDPSYSKIRSVDVYGIHQRSKAWLKESLTQSAGLKNIVITHHAPSLQSIPEANRKDPVTAAYASDLEDLILDHQPLYWIHGHIHTPTRYCIGKTEIICNPHGYPDDTYNGFHNELILTL